DNA sequence from the Vigna radiata var. radiata cultivar VC1973A unplaced genomic scaffold, Vradiata_ver6 scaffold_596, whole genome shotgun sequence genome:
GCGGGCGGCCTTTCGTAGTTCGGAGTCCATTTGCGTCTAATCTTTTTGAATGggcaaaatatttttctaatgcCGGCCCGCCCTCATCAAACTCCCTTGAATGCTTCTTTTGTTGAATGCCTTCTTCATTCTTCCTTGGTACAGTTGTTCATGACACATGACTGTtgacccttttttttttcaacgaGACTGGGTTGGTCGTATTAGGCTTGAACCTACTCAGTTTCCTCTAACTGGGTTTCCATTAACATCCCATCTTCCTGGTGGGGTTTTATCTCTGTAGACCCTCGTTCCACTAATCTCAAAGTTTTGGAGAGGGTTTTGAATCAtcttcataatcatcttccGCATTATTGATAGGGAGCTCAACATTAGAAATATCGAcattgttattttcaaaacattcattGTCGTATCTGCATGATTTAAATTTGCGAAAAAggaataaataaacaagagaaaAGATGAGGGATGCCAAATGACgataaaacacaaacaaacacgaTTTGATTATCACGCTGAgcatataaactaaaaacttCAACCTGAAAGTTTTGAATCCTAAAGCCCCGGGGAAAGCTATAggattaattaaaactattacatGTTATTCAAAAGCATCACAGGTAAATCCAGAATCTCCTAATGGTTGAGTTGCGCATCTGGGAGCAGGCCCACACAAAGCTTNAGCCTTCAGATCCATCTTCATCCTTCATTTTCGATGGCGTTTGTCGAGGTGCCCCCATGTCCGGACAGTGGATTAGCCTCAATGCTAGGTTTATCTTCTTGAAACTTCAGCCACCCAGAATCGATCAGACTTTGCACCTTATGTTTGAAAGCCAAACACCTCTCAGTGGAGTGACCAACGCCTCCCCCATGATAACTACACTTGGCATCTACGTCATAACCGCTTGGGTATGGAGGTTGCATAGGCTTCATCGGACAAATGGCAACTAGACCCTTTTCGACCAGGTTAGGTAACAACTCTGTGTAAGTCATTGGTGGGATTGGGGTGAAACTAACAGGTTGATTCCTTCTGGGGTTGTTGTTTGGACCCACATTCACGTTTGGGCTCGCGTTTGCCGCAGCCCTCCAAGTATTAGTCGGGATGTACCGTGGTTGATAATACCCTTGTTGGGGTTGAAGCCAGATTTGATGGGAAAATGTCGCGTCAGCTGCATATGGAGGTTGGCCCACATATGGTTGATAGTTATAAGTGAGAGCTTGACCTCTCCACCCAGGCATTGTCGATACTGCATACACATccccttcctttttctttcccgGATTAAAACTGGGTGGTTTGGAGCTTACATCCTCGGACGGGCTATGCgcaatttttccatttttcagcCTGATTTCTATCCTTTCGCCTATTGTGATGATATCAGCGAAATTGGTAGACACATTCCCAACCATATGTTCATAAAAGGGTGGTTGGAGCGTATTCACAAACATTGCCACCATCTCTTTGTCATACAAAGGTGGCTCGACCTGCGCAACTAACTCTCTCCACCGATGAGCATACCCCTTGAAAGTCTCATTGTCCTTCTTTGCCATATTTTGCAGATGCAGACGGTCTGGTGTAACGTGCGTGTTGTATATGTACTGTTTCACAAAGGCGTCAGCCAAATCCGCCCAGCAACAAATTCGAGAAGGCCCTAAATGGGTGTACCAATTCAACGCCACCCCAGCCAAACTTTCCTGGAAGACGTGGATAAGTAGCTGCTCATCATGAGCATACGCAGCCATCTTTCTGCAGTACATGGTCACATGACTTTTAGGGCAAGTGTTACCCTTATACTTTTCAAACTCCGGCGCCTTGAACTTAGGCGGGATTTTCAAGCCCGGNACCAAACTCAATCTGGCAGNATCCCCAAATCCNTAACTTTCGACCCCCTCGACAACTCTCATTCTCGCCTCCAGACTCTCCAACCTACCCGTAGCTCCAACGAGGCTACTAAATCCCCCAACCACCGTGGCGTGCGGTGCANNNNNNNNNNNNNNNNNNNNNNNNNNNNNNNNNNNNNNNNNNNNNNNNNNNNNNNNNNNNNNNNNNNNNNNNNNNNNNNNNNNNNNNNNNNNNNNNNNNNNNNNNNNNNNNNNNNNNNNNNNNNNNNNNNNNNNNNNNNNNNNNNNNNNNNNNNNNNNNNNNNNNNNNNNNNNNNNNNNNNNNNNNNNNNNNNNNNNNNNNNNNNNNNNNNNNNNNNNNNNNNNNNNNNNNNNNNNNNNNNNNNNNNNNNNNNNNNNNNNNNNNNNNNNNNNNNNNNNNNNNNNNNNNNNNNNNNNNNNNNNNNNNNNNNNNNNNNNNNNNNNNNNNNNNNNNNNNNNNNNNNNNNNNNNNNNNNNNNNNNNNNNNNNNNNNNNNNNNNNNNNNNNNNNNNNNNNNNNNNNNNNNNNNNNNNNNNNNNNNNNNNNNNNNNNNNNNNNNNNNNNNNNNNNNNNNNNNNNNNNNNNNNNNNNNNNNNNNNNNNNNNNNNNNNNNNNNNNNNNNNNNNNNNNNNNNNNNNNNNNNNNNNNNNNNNNNNNNNNNNNNNNNNNNNNNNNNNNNNNNNNNNNNNNNNNNNNNNNNNNNNNNNNNNNNNNNNNNNNNNNNNNNNNNNNNNNNNNNNNNNNNNNNNNNNNNNNNNNNNNNNNNNNNNNNNNNNNNNNNNNNNNNNNNNNNNNNNNNNNNNNNNNNNNNNNNNNNNNNNNNNNNNNNNNNNNNNNNNNNNNNNNNNNNNNNNNNNNNNNNNNNNNNNNNNNNNNNNNNNNNNNNNNNNNNNNNNNNNNNNNNNNNNNNNNNNNNNNNNNNNNNNNNNNNNNNNNNNNNNNNNNNNNNNNNNNNNNNNNNNNNNNNNNNNNNNNNNNNNNNNNNNNNNNNNNNNNNNNNNNNNNNNNNNNNNNNNNNNNNNNNNNNNNNNNNNNNNNNNNNNNNNNNNNNNNNNNNNNNNNNNNNNNNNNNNNNNNNNNNNNNNNNNNNNNNNNNNNNNNNNNNNNNNNNNNNNNNNNNNNNNNNNNNNNNNNNNNNNNNNNNNNNNNNNNNNNNNNNNNNNNNNNNNNNNNNNNNNNNNNNNNNNNNNNNNNNNNNNNNNNNNNNNNNNNNNNNNNNNNNNNNNNNNNNNNNNNNNNNNNNNNNNNNNNNNNNNNNNNNNNNNNNNNNNNNNNNNNNNNNNNNNNNNNNNNNNNNNNNNNNNNNNNNNNNNNNNNNNNNNNNNNNNNNNNNNNNNNNNNNNNNNNNNNNNNNNNNNNNNNNNNNNNNNNNNNNNNNNNNNNNNNNNNNNNNNNNNNNNNNNNNNNNNNNNNNNNNNNNNNNNNNNNNNNNNNNNNNNNNNNNNNNNNNNNNNNNNNNNNNNNNNNNNNNNNNNNNNNNNNNNNNNNNNNNNNNNNNNNNNNNNNNNNNNNNNNNNNNNNNNNNNNNNNNNNNNNNNNNNNNNNNNNNNNNNNNNNNNNNNNNNNNNNNNNNNNNNNNNNNNNNNNNNNNNNNNNNNNNNNNNNNNNNNNNNNNNNNNNNNNNNNNNNNNNNNNNNNNNNNNNNNNNNNNNNNNNNNNNNNNNNNNNNNNNNNNNNNNNNNNNNNNNNNNNNNNNNNNNNNNNNNNNNNNNNNNNNNNNNNNNNNNNNNNNNNNNNNNNNNNNNNNNNNNNNNNNNNNNNNNNNNNNNNNNNNNNNNNNNNNNNNNNNNNNNNNNNNNNNNNNNNNNNNNNNNNNNNNNNNNNNNNNNNNNNNNNNNNNNNNNNNNNNNNNNNNNNNNNNNNNNNNNNNNNNNNNNNNNNNNNNNNNNNNNNNNNNNNNNNNNNNNNNNNNNNNNNNNNNNNNNNNNNNNNNNNNNNNNNNNNNNNNNNNNNNNNNNNNNNNNNNNNNNNNNNNNNNNNNNNNNNNNNNNNNNNNNNNNNNNNNNNNNNNNNNNNNNNNNNNNNNNNNNNNNNNNNNNNNNNNNNNNNNNNNNNNNNNNNNNNNNNNNNNNNNNNNNNNNNNNNNNNNNNNNNNNNNNNNNNNNNNNNNNNNNNNNNNNNNNNNNNNNNNNNNNNNNNNNNNNNNNNNNNNNNNNNNNNNNNNNNNNNNNNNNNNNNNNNNNNNNNNNNNNNNNNNNNNNNNNNNNNNNNNNNNNNNNNNNNNNNNNNNNNNNNNNNNNNNNNNNNNNNNNNNNNNNNNNNNNNNNNNNNNNNNNNNNNNNNNNNNNNNNNNNNNNNNNNNNNNNNNNNNNNNNNNNNNNNNNNNNNNNNNNNNNNNNNNNNNNNNNNNNNNNNNNNNNNNNNNNNNNNNNNNNNNNNNNNNNNNNNNNNNNNNNNNNNNNNNNNNNNNNNNNNNNNNNNNNNNNNNNNNNNNNNNNNNNNNNNNNNNNNNNNNNNNNNNNNNNNNNNNNNNNNNNNNNNNNNNNNNNNNNNNNNNNNNNNNNNNNNNNNNNNNNNNNNNNNNNNNNNNNNNNNNNNNNNNNNNNNNNNNNNNNNNNNNNNNNNNNNNNNNNNNNNNNNNNNNNNNNNNNNNNNNNNNNNNNNNNNNNNNNNNNNNNNNNNNNNNNNNNNNNNNNNNNNNNNNNNNNNNNNNNNNNNNNNNNNNNNNNNNNNNNNNNNNNNNNNNNNNNNNNNNNNNNNNNNNNNNNNNNNNNNNNNNNNNNNNNNNNNNNNNNNNNNNNNNNNNNNNNNNNNNNNNNNNNNNNNNNNNNNNNNNNNNNNNNNNNNNNNNNNNNNNNNNNNNNNNNNNNNNNNNNNNNNNNNNNNNNNNNNNNNNNNNNNNNNNNNNNNNNNNNNNNNNNNNNNNNNNNNNNNNNNNNNNNNNNNNNNNNNNNNNNNNNNNNNNNNNNNNNNNNNNNNNNNNNNNNNNNNNNNNNNNNNNNNNNNNNNNNNNNNNNNNNNNNNNNNNNNNNNNNNNNNNNNNNNNNNNNNNNNNNNNNNNNNNNNNNNNNNNNNNNNNNNNNNNNNNNNNNNNNNNNNNNNNNNNNNNNNNNNNNNNNNNNNNNNNNNNNNNNNNNNNNNNNNNNNNNNNNNNNNNNNNNNNNNNNNNNNNNNNNNNNNNNNNNNNNNNNNNNNNNNNNNNNNNNNNNNNNNNNNNNNNNNNNNNNNNNNNNNNNNNNNNNNNNNNNNNNNNNNNNNNNNNNNNNNNNNNNNNNNNNNNNNNNNNNNNNNNNNNNNNNNNNNNNNNNNNNNNNNNNNNNNNNNNNNNNNNNNNNNNNNNNNNNNNNNNNNNNNNNNNNNNNNNNNNNNNNNNNNNNNNNNNNNNNNNNNNNNNNNNNNNNNNNNNNNNNNNNNNNNNNNNNNNNNNNNNNNNNNNNNNNNNNNNNNNNNNNNNNNNNNNNNNNNNNNNNNNNNNNNNNNNNNNNNNNNNNNNNNNNNNNNNNNNN
Encoded proteins:
- the LOC106753275 gene encoding uncharacterized protein LOC106753275 (The sequence of the model RefSeq protein was modified relative to this genomic sequence to represent the inferred CDS: added 269 bases not found in genome assembly); amino-acid sequence: MFNAASQSVPFPLYGLPPGYTPPVGEYSEVEHATFSFPMTVNIPPIGTQGPVLVSAPMVGTGMNETNATDGIRVTPVPHVVAKEDSSAGAAPHATVVGGFSSLVGATGRLESLEARMRVVEGVESXGFGDXARLSLVPGLKIPPKFKAPEFEKYKGNTCPKSHVTMYCRKMAAYAHDEQLLIHVFQESLAGVALNWYTHLGPSRICCWADLADAFVKQYIYNTHVTPDRLHLQNMAKKDNETFKGYAHRWRELVAQVEPPLYDKEMVAMFVNTLQPPFYEHMVGNVSTNFADIITIGERIEIRLKNGKIAHSPSEDVSSKPPSFNPGKKKEGDVYAVSTMPGWRGQALTYNYQPYVGQPPYAADATFSHQIWLQPQQGYYQPRYIPTNTWRAAANASPNVNVGPNNNPRRNQPVSFTPIPPMTYTELLPNLVEKGLVAICPMKPMQPPYPSGYDVDAKCSYHGGGVGHSTERCLAFKHKVQSLIDSGWLKFQEDKPSIEANPLSGHGGTSTNAIENEG